The following proteins are co-located in the Candidatus Aquicultor sp. genome:
- a CDS encoding TIM barrel protein, with translation MYGYIQSMIRIGFSARPLEKHLKNPRPDGLGEYRRTIDIINACNRWGLHYYNMPPETVGWGDYSKYQPDEAEVERSFGPLLAEIRYLHRAYDIALSFHVRNSAVLTTRDETIRERSIKEVAALRKGLELAGGLTVYVHPGYAQGDEPAALQRIINILNSLDESPVTIGVETTDVGIGDLPTVLSICKQARGTAPVIDWGHLYDLGYTLQEPNDYLSIIETAEPFWQDYIYFHFSAVSRRKHMSLDAGPPDYRVFAKALSLYEKHANKDVIVLVESPHREADVLLLQNYLHSLSAAA, from the coding sequence TTGTATGGGTACATCCAAAGCATGATCAGAATCGGGTTCTCGGCGCGGCCGCTCGAAAAGCACTTAAAAAACCCAAGGCCGGATGGCCTTGGCGAATACCGTAGGACAATCGACATTATCAATGCATGCAACCGATGGGGGTTGCATTATTACAATATGCCCCCGGAAACAGTTGGGTGGGGCGACTACTCAAAATATCAACCGGATGAGGCTGAGGTAGAGCGGTCTTTCGGGCCGCTGCTTGCCGAGATACGATATCTGCACAGGGCATATGATATTGCCTTAAGCTTCCATGTACGAAATTCCGCCGTTTTAACCACCCGTGATGAAACGATTCGCGAGCGCTCGATTAAAGAGGTGGCGGCGCTGCGAAAAGGTCTGGAGCTCGCCGGCGGGCTTACGGTCTATGTCCACCCTGGCTATGCACAAGGCGACGAGCCCGCAGCACTACAGCGTATCATTAATATCCTCAACAGTTTGGACGAGAGCCCTGTAACGATCGGTGTCGAAACTACCGATGTTGGTATTGGCGACCTGCCAACCGTACTGTCTATCTGCAAACAGGCCCGAGGGACGGCTCCCGTTATCGATTGGGGTCACCTCTACGATCTGGGTTATACGCTACAAGAGCCAAATGACTATCTCTCAATTATTGAAACCGCGGAGCCGTTTTGGCAAGACTATATATATTTCCACTTCTCTGCCGTCAGCCGGAGAAAGCACATGTCACTCGATGCCGGTCCACCTGATTACCGGGTATTTGCGAAAGCGCTAAGCCTGTATGAGAAACACGCCAATAAAGACGTTATCGTCCTGGTGGAAAGCCCACACCGGGAAGCAGATGTGTTACTGCTGCAAAATTACCTGCATAGCCTTAGTGCTGCGGCTTAG
- the tcmP gene encoding three-Cys-motif partner protein TcmP, with amino-acid sequence MAELPFKTWPYEDQTKMKHMVFEDYIDKWMKIVGQKNKLNYVDGFGGIGAYQDVNDNLFFGSPVLAAEVAQRATNRLQRKVNIIIIDSDAGNLENIKKIFDHRRISIEPILINDDFDGAINKILDNINNLAPTFVFVDPFGFTLKMKTIERIMRIDKSEILLNFMFTRVNQFLGAPKVEKIFNELFGSTDWQQLKELKGLQRERAIIELYRQQLKKFSKFVYYYRFEFPSAKRTYYYLFHLTNYFKGCVIMKSSFAKFNLGQVEYRGNRFDSNQLTLFNESENRTERAASYMRSEYAGQQKSFQRIVEELIDETEFLESDLRAAVKELEKTDLVKISRIPEKTPKGRARTGIDYNDIIKFQ; translated from the coding sequence ATGGCAGAGTTACCTTTTAAAACATGGCCATATGAAGATCAGACAAAGATGAAGCACATGGTCTTTGAGGACTATATTGATAAGTGGATGAAAATTGTCGGCCAGAAAAACAAACTGAACTATGTTGACGGTTTCGGGGGTATTGGCGCCTACCAAGATGTCAATGATAACCTATTTTTTGGTTCTCCTGTCTTGGCGGCAGAAGTTGCCCAAAGGGCTACTAATAGGCTACAACGTAAAGTCAATATCATAATTATCGATAGCGACGCAGGGAATTTAGAGAATATCAAGAAGATTTTTGACCACAGAAGAATTAGCATAGAACCGATTTTGATAAATGACGACTTTGACGGGGCTATTAATAAGATTTTGGATAACATTAATAATTTAGCCCCCACCTTCGTTTTTGTTGATCCCTTTGGTTTTACGCTTAAAATGAAAACCATCGAGCGTATAATGCGTATTGACAAATCAGAGATCCTTCTTAATTTCATGTTTACGAGAGTTAATCAATTCTTGGGCGCGCCAAAAGTTGAGAAAATCTTTAATGAATTGTTTGGTAGCACTGATTGGCAGCAGCTTAAAGAACTAAAAGGACTGCAGAGAGAAAGAGCCATTATTGAGCTCTATAGACAACAGCTGAAAAAGTTCTCTAAGTTTGTTTACTACTACCGTTTTGAGTTTCCTAGTGCCAAAAGAACCTATTATTATCTCTTCCACTTAACAAATTACTTTAAAGGCTGCGTAATCATGAAGTCATCGTTTGCAAAGTTTAATCTGGGTCAAGTTGAATATAGAGGAAATCGTTTTGATAGCAATCAACTGACATTGTTTAACGAGAGCGAAAATAGGACTGAGCGAGCTGCTAGTTATATGCGTTCTGAGTATGCTGGTCAACAGAAATCCTTCCAACGGATTGTTGAGGAACTTATAGATGAAACGGAGTTTTTAGAATCAGATCTAAGGGCTGCTGTAAAAGAGCTAGAGAAGACTGATCTGGTAAAAATCAGCAGAATTCCAGAAAAGACACCTAAAGGAAGGGCTCGAACGGGTATAGATTACAATGATATAATAAAATTTCAATAG
- a CDS encoding ThiF family adenylyltransferase: MNSKRYERQIGLFGQEGQAKLKKARVAVVGVGGLGSHVAQQLSFLGVGFLSFIDSDELEEHNLNRLIGARFDDPIPGTKKVDIAQRLVKSIDPSIEVNPLPVELRTLEAFIEVKKADYIFGCVDNDGARLVLNEICCAYQIPYIDLATDVLVEGYAFLLKKPIHNF; this comes from the coding sequence ATGAATTCTAAACGCTATGAACGGCAAATTGGTCTCTTTGGTCAAGAAGGTCAGGCAAAACTCAAAAAAGCCCGTGTTGCAGTCGTTGGTGTTGGTGGCTTGGGTTCTCATGTGGCCCAACAGCTTTCTTTTCTTGGTGTAGGCTTCTTATCTTTCATTGATTCAGACGAGCTGGAAGAGCACAACCTTAACCGTCTAATTGGGGCTCGTTTTGATGATCCTATCCCAGGCACGAAAAAGGTAGATATTGCTCAGCGCTTAGTTAAATCAATTGATCCATCTATTGAGGTAAACCCTTTGCCGGTTGAACTTAGGACGCTTGAAGCTTTTATCGAAGTTAAGAAGGCTGACTATATATTCGGCTGCGTCGATAATGACGGTGCAAGATTGGTTCTAAATGAGATATGTTGTGCTTATCAAATCCCCTATATCGATCTCGCTACCGATGTATTAGTGGAAGGGTACGCTTTTTTGCTTAAAAAGCCAATCCACAACTTTTAG
- a CDS encoding CCA tRNA nucleotidyltransferase produces the protein MVPTYKHPIIQELSNLFKAAGKRLYLVGGTVRDALLGQYHEDLDFATDALPEETINIVKAWADDLWLIGIKFGTIGLNKGHLKIEITTLRGDIYHDESRHPHVTFSNDIIFDLSRRDFTVNAMAIELPQGKLIDAFNGQADLAKRMLRTPDSPTRSFIDDPLRMMRAVRFVSTMGMHLSPEVETAIIQYKGELGRVSSERIRDEFSKMLLGRAPAKALRLLLNTGLNEVFLPELTRLEITQDPEHHHKDVLEHTFTVIESVTPDMVLRLAALFHDIGKPETKEIIEGKVTFYNHDAVGASITKRRLRALKYPKAIIEEVTSLIYLHMRVYTYRMGWTDKAVRKYIRDAGELRGKLNTLIRADCTTKNQRKMRQALSVLDELEERILRLEEEEETAKIRPPIDGNEVMEHLGIKPGPIVGEIMRLLLDARLEGDIETKEDAYSLVDKWAKDKGLP, from the coding sequence CTGGTACCCACATATAAGCATCCGATAATTCAGGAACTTAGCAATCTCTTCAAAGCAGCCGGCAAGAGGCTCTACCTGGTAGGAGGTACTGTCAGAGATGCGCTTCTCGGGCAATACCACGAAGACCTCGATTTTGCCACCGATGCGCTTCCCGAGGAAACGATCAATATTGTTAAAGCTTGGGCGGATGACTTGTGGCTTATCGGTATCAAATTCGGCACGATAGGCCTTAATAAAGGGCATTTGAAAATTGAGATAACAACGCTGCGCGGCGACATTTACCATGATGAAAGCCGCCACCCCCACGTAACATTCAGTAACGACATTATTTTCGATCTATCGCGACGCGATTTTACCGTTAATGCAATGGCGATTGAGCTGCCGCAAGGTAAGCTTATCGATGCGTTTAACGGCCAAGCGGATCTGGCCAAGCGGATGCTTCGCACGCCGGACAGCCCTACGCGCAGCTTTATCGACGACCCGTTGCGCATGATGCGGGCGGTCCGTTTTGTCTCGACGATGGGAATGCATCTATCACCTGAGGTAGAAACGGCAATCATCCAGTACAAAGGCGAGCTTGGGAGGGTTTCGAGCGAGCGCATCCGGGATGAGTTTTCAAAAATGCTTCTCGGGCGTGCACCCGCAAAAGCGCTTCGCCTGTTGCTCAATACCGGCCTAAACGAGGTGTTCTTGCCGGAGCTTACGCGGCTTGAGATCACGCAGGACCCCGAGCATCACCATAAGGATGTGCTGGAGCACACATTCACGGTTATTGAAAGCGTCACGCCTGACATGGTGCTTCGTCTGGCGGCGCTCTTTCATGATATCGGCAAACCCGAGACGAAAGAGATTATTGAAGGCAAGGTAACTTTTTACAATCACGACGCCGTCGGCGCTTCGATCACCAAGCGACGCTTGCGGGCATTGAAATACCCCAAGGCGATCATCGAAGAAGTTACCAGCTTAATTTACCTGCATATGCGCGTCTACACCTACCGCATGGGCTGGACCGATAAAGCGGTTCGGAAATATATCCGCGATGCCGGTGAGCTGCGTGGGAAGCTCAACACGCTTATCCGCGCCGATTGCACGACAAAAAACCAGCGCAAGATGCGCCAGGCGTTGAGCGTACTCGACGAACTCGAAGAGCGCATCCTGCGGCTCGAAGAAGAGGAAGAAACCGCTAAAATCAGGCCACCCATCGACGGCAATGAAGTCATGGAGCACCTCGGCATCAAACCGGGGCCTATCGTTGGTGAAATCATGCGCTTGCTTTTAGATGCGCGTCTTGAGGGCGACATCGAAACTAAAGAAGACGCATATTCCCTGGTAGATAAGTGGGCAAAGGATAAAGGTTTACCGTAG
- a CDS encoding restriction endonuclease subunit S: MDNITSGKYPVVLGKDCLLDVKHGSSNSPASKPTGLGVLKISAVTQGEFVPSEKKYAIDDQRLLKEFDLRAGDILMCRTNGTLAYVGMSALVEQDMANLIFPDKIIRIRTKENILPSYLWKLLQLPPMRQQIEAAARTAVGNYAIGNKDIWNLRIPLPPLRVQHFIIKTLEEQLSKIKRQMKARTEVVHDIERDIEILILGTKDKD, translated from the coding sequence ATGGACAATATAACCAGTGGCAAATATCCTGTTGTTTTAGGTAAGGACTGTCTGCTTGATGTTAAACATGGTTCTTCAAACAGCCCCGCATCTAAGCCGACAGGGTTAGGTGTCCTTAAAATCAGTGCTGTTACCCAGGGTGAATTTGTGCCAAGCGAAAAGAAATATGCTATTGATGATCAACGTTTGCTGAAGGAGTTTGACTTAAGAGCGGGCGATATTCTTATGTGCCGAACTAATGGGACATTAGCATATGTAGGAATGTCGGCGTTGGTTGAGCAGGATATGGCGAATTTGATATTCCCAGACAAAATAATTCGTATTCGCACAAAAGAGAACATACTGCCTAGTTACTTATGGAAGCTTCTGCAACTACCTCCAATGCGCCAACAAATAGAAGCTGCAGCACGGACGGCAGTTGGCAATTATGCGATTGGCAACAAAGACATCTGGAATCTACGGATTCCCCTTCCACCTCTACGAGTACAGCATTTTATTATCAAAACGCTGGAAGAACAGTTAAGCAAAATCAAACGGCAAATGAAAGCGCGAACAGAAGTAGTCCACGATATAGAACGTGATATTGAAATTTTAATCTTAGGCACCAAAGACAAGGATTAA
- a CDS encoding radical SAM protein — MKTSLQRITRKTLLYKSGVEYADYGLNHVEGCTHGCTYPCYAMMMKKRCGKIKTYQDWIQPKIVENALDLLDKEIPRLKHKIKQVFLCFATDPFMYEVREVEELTLKILERLNKDKIKSTLISKGIYPSVLTNQSMFNNLNEYGSTIVSLSEDFRRRFEPFAAPIDLRIKALKKLSDAGLKTWVSMEPYPTPNIIGQDIRKILDEISFVDKIVFGKWNYNRQTSQFLLYKNFYNSMACEVINFCKKNSIEVHIKEGTINLGSLSNNQSSEKELLECYA, encoded by the coding sequence ATGAAAACTAGCTTACAACGAATTACAAGAAAAACTCTACTTTATAAAAGCGGCGTGGAATATGCCGATTATGGTTTGAACCATGTTGAAGGATGCACTCACGGTTGCACTTATCCGTGTTATGCCATGATGATGAAAAAAAGATGCGGCAAAATAAAAACTTACCAAGATTGGATTCAGCCAAAGATTGTTGAGAATGCGCTTGATTTGTTAGACAAGGAAATACCTCGACTAAAACATAAAATTAAGCAGGTATTCCTATGTTTTGCGACTGATCCCTTCATGTATGAGGTAAGAGAAGTTGAAGAATTGACACTAAAAATTCTCGAGAGATTAAATAAAGACAAAATCAAATCGACTCTAATAAGCAAAGGCATTTATCCGAGTGTGCTAACTAACCAATCCATGTTTAATAATCTTAATGAATATGGCTCGACCATTGTATCTCTATCAGAAGATTTTCGTAGAAGATTTGAGCCGTTTGCAGCACCAATCGATCTAAGAATAAAGGCATTGAAGAAACTAAGCGACGCCGGTTTAAAAACTTGGGTAAGCATGGAGCCTTATCCGACCCCAAACATAATAGGGCAAGATATCAGAAAGATCTTAGATGAAATTTCTTTTGTAGATAAAATTGTCTTTGGCAAATGGAACTACAATCGCCAGACAAGCCAGTTTCTCCTTTATAAGAATTTTTATAACTCGATGGCTTGTGAGGTTATTAATTTCTGCAAAAAGAATTCGATAGAAGTCCATATCAAAGAAGGAACTATTAATTTGGGAAGTTTATCTAACAATCAATCCTCTGAAAAAGAGCTCCTTGAGTGTTATGCATAA